ATTAGTCAATCGACAAAAGGTTAATAAGAACCATTCAAGCTTCTCAATTGGCACGATTTGCTTCCTGCCTAATTGGATTTGATACTGTTGACGCGCCACCTCACCTGTAACTGAGGGCTGTGTTGCGTTTGGTCCTCGGCACACCTGGGAGGAGGTGTGCCGAGGTTCTGATCTGGATGTGGACCTTTAGCTGAAATGGATAGAAAGACATGCATTTCCAAATGCAAATACTCACGTTTATTCTCTTAAAACAAACTATCAAACACTTCTGATGAAGCGCTCACAAAGGCCTTCAGTGGTTTTTTTGAGACGGTTGCGcttgttttctgacattttagaGACTAAACAATTAAGTGATGatgaaaacaataattattaGCAGCTCTCACCAACTGATATTGATTTCTCGGGGTAaagttattttttgtattttaggtGGTGTAACAGCTTGTTACTAAAAACCAGTCCATGTTGTAATGTTTGTGAAGGCAACATTGCTTCATTATAACCTTTAGATAGTgctttgtgtatgtgttattTTGTTGGAACATTTCTGTTACCAGACACTTTTTGAGAACGCTTAATGTGACCGTTCCTATTTCTTTACAGATATCTCCCAACTTGAACTAACAGCTACTGCAAGACTGCACAAACCCACTTGGACAGCAACACACAACTGTAATCAACTGACCACCGAGTGACGAGCTCACAGACAGATTGACACTTTGACCAGCCAGGGCTTCAGATAAATGGCTGACAAGCAGATCAGGTACGCTGGAATGTGGAAAGACTACAGATACAGCACACTGTGGACGTTCATTTGGTTTTCATTTATTGacctttcatatttcatatttctgtctCTTGTCCAGTTTGCCTGCCAAATTGATCAATGGGGGGATCGCTGGCCTGATCGGAGTGACCTGTGTGTTTCCCATTGACCTGGCCAAGACTCGCTTGCAAAACCAGCAAAATGGATGTCGCCTTTACACCAGCATGTAagacatttctgtattttactttttgcaTTTGAGCACATAAACATATTGCTGGGCTATAGTCAGGACTAACCAACAGTATCACATAGCTTGTCATCAGATTCCTAGATAAATAACCAACCACCACtcttgtgtttatgtttcaggTCAGATTGCCTTATTAAGATCATCCGGTCCGAGGGGTATTTTGGGATGTATCGAGGTACGTTTTACGTGCTTTTAGATTTTTTGTGAATAATGTGTGAGCATTTAAGCTGTTAGGTAGCATAAGGTTCTGAATACTTTCAGCTTCATAACGAGGCTATACAGATATCATTTTCGCTCTGCCTCTGttttttgtccttctttttcttctttgagcCTCTCGCTTTCTTACCCTCTGTCCTTTTTATCCTCTCAGGAGCGGCAGTGAACTTAACACTCGTCACGCCTGAGAAAGCCATTAAATTGGCTGCCAACGACTTCTTCAGGCAACACCTCTCCAAGGATGGGTGAGGCATGAACGTTCTAACAggctgactgacacacacactccctcattCATTTTGTGCTTAACTGCCGTGTTTACTAACATGTAAGCTAACACATTAGCTGTCTGTATTTTCACAAAGATTCTAGTTAATCCTGTTCTGTCGTCTCCTCCTTGGCACTGAGTATTTCACAGTGGTTTGTTAACTGTCTGGTTTAAAAATACTGAATTACTTGCATGTGTGTCAGAAGAAGCGCTGTCTGAAAGTAAAACTAGCACATCATTGTATCACATGTCAAACATTAACCCACCCATTGTCCCCCATGACAAAGTGAAAGGTTTTCTGGGCATCTATCTCCATCTCGTTGGTGAAAAACATGCGAGCGGATAAATGATTGACTTGTCTTGTCCAGCCGCTCACCTTGTGAATTATTAATCTGCCCTTGTGGCAGACATGTTGATATAGAAGACATAACATCTTTTTCAAGGACTGCAGAAATAAGGTTGTCTCACGCCATCATTTTAGTTTAGCTTGCTTTATTCTGATCCAGCATTTTGTCGtcattttctttcagaaaacTCACTCTGCTCAAAGAGATGCTGGCTGGGTGCGGGGCAGGTACATGCCAGGTGAGTGAGGTGCTGCTTTAATTGCATCCTCCTGTTCTCCATCTGGAACTGCTGCCTTTAACACTACCGATGTCAGCTCACATACGCACCACTGGGCCTCAGCCATCGCCTCATTTATCACTGCCTGCAGCTAGAAATAGCCAGGACTGGGTTTAAATGAGAGGCGGTAGTTGCAGGAACATGCTCACGGTTTGTCTCTGTATCTGTGATATGAATGTAGCCTGTAACGTTCCCTTTTCATGAATGATTTCTAATCACTGAATGATTTCTAATCACTAATCACTGAAATGTTGTCTAGTTAGCAGGCGATACACTGGCAGCTTGATTTGAGTGATCAGATAAGACCCTGTGAGAGCGCTTGGCCATGTGCACTGAATGAGTGAGTCAGAGGGAAATGCCTCTCGTCAATGAGGGCAAAGGCTTCAAGCCCGAGGAACATAATTAGATTAAGTGTAGCAGACCTTGGATTAAGATTGCAACAGAGAACATGGCCATCTCATCTCTAATCCAGTTAACTAGTTACTACTGTGTGGATTACAGAGGAAAACAAGAGTTGACACAGCTGACGGATGCCAGTAGAGTTACACAGGACACATGTTTTGCATGACACATTCTAATACTAATCAATCCTTGTTAACCATGTGCATATGTTGACACTGTATGTGACACCTTGATTTTGCTTTGTTGCAGGTTATTGTTACAACTCCTATGGAGATGCTGAAAATCCAGCTCCAAGATGCTGGACGAATTGGTAAGAGGACATTCAATCCAGATGGCAGTTTAAGCAAATATTGATGTGCAGGGCATAAACTGGAGAAATAGTAGCCTCATGTGGTTATTTCAGAGATTACAAGAGCTTGATGCTGGTTTCTCCTTACTGTTATGAATTCAAAATATCTGCCCACATACCTGTTCTTAGTATTGCATGTATCTGGTAGTATTTATATGAAGCCTTTGCTGTTcttaatgttgtgtttcttACGCTCCATAGAGGCTCAGAGGAAGCTGATGCCAGAGACGGTGGCAGCGGGTACTGTGGCGACCAAGTCTCCAACAGCCATGCAGCTCACCAGAGAACTGTTGAGGGAAAAGGGTATTGCTGGGCTGTATAAGGGCCTTGGTGCCACCTTGCTCAGGTAACACAGATCTCTGAACTAGTTTTACCAACCGGCTTCAATGAACTTCACATGACTTACTGTCTTGGGACTTATTTCTCTCATTTTGTAGGGATGTTCCTTTCTCCATCATCTATTTCCCCCTTTTTGCCAACCTGAACAACCTGGGCAAAAGAGGCGTAGATGGGCCTGCTCCCTTCTACGTGTCGTTTCTCTCAGGCTGCCTTGCGGGGAGCACAGCGGCCGTTGCCGTCAACCCTGTTGATGGTGAGCTGTGGTGAAGGTTGCTGAACGTTGTTACAGCAATGTGTGCACCGCTAGTTGATGTTCTATATTCACCTGATCTCTGTGTGTTGCAGTGATAAAGACCAGACTGCAGTCACTGAACCGAGGAAGCACAGAAGACACGTACAGTGGAGTGACTGACTGTATCAGGTGACCTCTTTATGTCTTTACTGCTGCAGCATGTGTGACGCTGCATGTGTCAAGTCAAAATGGATTTAAGTGCATTGACGCACGCAAAAACTATGAAACAGCAGCAAATGTATCAAACAATACAGCTGATACGTTAATATTAAACACAagttaaaagataaataaaccaCAATCAACACCATACCTACTGGCACATAGCTAGTGCTGGCTGTATGTTTCGCTTTTAATAATGAGGTTTTATTTGTTCTCCAGGAAAATTATGCAAAATGAGGGACCATCAGCCTTCCTGAAGGGAGCCTACTGTCGAGCCTTGGTCATTGCACCTCTGTTTGGCATCGCCCAGGTGATCTACTTCTTGGGTGTGGGGGAATTTATTCTCAGCTCCTTGActagaaaagaaaactaaaaagcaCATCCTTTCTGCCTTTccctcccacaatgcatcacgCCAACTGCGTTCATCTCATTCTGAAAGAAATGTCCAATGGGTCAAAGCGTGAC
Above is a genomic segment from Cyclopterus lumpus isolate fCycLum1 chromosome 6, fCycLum1.pri, whole genome shotgun sequence containing:
- the slc25a22a gene encoding mitochondrial glutamate carrier 1, translated to MADKQISLPAKLINGGIAGLIGVTCVFPIDLAKTRLQNQQNGCRLYTSMSDCLIKIIRSEGYFGMYRGAAVNLTLVTPEKAIKLAANDFFRQHLSKDGKLTLLKEMLAGCGAGTCQVIVTTPMEMLKIQLQDAGRIEAQRKLMPETVAAGTVATKSPTAMQLTRELLREKGIAGLYKGLGATLLRDVPFSIIYFPLFANLNNLGKRGVDGPAPFYVSFLSGCLAGSTAAVAVNPVDVIKTRLQSLNRGSTEDTYSGVTDCIRKIMQNEGPSAFLKGAYCRALVIAPLFGIAQVIYFLGVGEFILSSLTRKEN